The window CATATAATTTTAAAAATTCTCAAATTATTATAAATGTAGATAATTTATCTACAATACCTCGAGATTTATATTTAAATAATCCTTATGTAAGTAAAATATTCATTCCTCTTCCAAGTAGAAGTATTAGGAGAGAATATTTTGATAAAAAAAGATATAATTTTAATATAAAAACGTCTGAAGAAAATGAATTTATAGATAGTTTAGATGGTATGAGTTTAATAGAAATGAAACAAATTGGAATTTTAACAAAATTAGAAGAAAATCTCAATAAATCATATAAAGATATTCTCAGTCAATATAAATATGGTTGCTTAAAAAATGCATGGAATGAATTAGATAAAAATAAATTATTAAAAATAAAAGAAATTTTAAAAATTAGAGTTAAAGGTCAAAATGAAGCAATAGATAAAGTCGGAAATATTTTAGTAAAAGCATATACTGGAATTTCTGGTATAGGTCATTCCTTATCAAATAAAAAACCTAAAGGAATTCTTTTTTTTGTTGGTCCTACAGGAGTTGGTAAAACTGAACTTGCTAAATCAATAGCAGAGTTTGTATTTGGCGATGAAGAATCATGTATTAGATTTGATATGAGTGAATACAACTCTGAACATAGTGACCAAAAACTAATAGGTGCTCCTCCAGGTTATATTGGATATGAAGCTGGTGGTCAATTAACAAATAAAATAAAAGAAAAACCTTTTTCAGTAATATTATTTGATGAAATAGAAAAGGCTCATAATAAAATATTAGATAAATTTTTACAAATATTAGAAGATGGTAGATTGACTGATGGTAAAGGAGAAACGGTATATTTTTCAGAAAGTATAATAATCTTTACATCAAATATAGGCACAGATAAAATTGATTCAAACGAATCTGACTCTAACTTCAAATTTAAAAATTCTGTTGTGGAGTATTTTAATAACATTTTAAAAAGACCTGAAATATTAAATAGAATTGGACTAGATAATATCATAACATTCAATTTTATAACTGATTACAAAATATTCATCGAAATAGTAAAAAGTAAAATAGAAAATATTAATAAATTTTTAAAAGAAAAATATGAAAATAGTAAAATAGAAATAAAGAATATTGACAATACACTATATAATTTAGTTAGTAATTCAAACATTAATTATGGGGCAAGAGGAGCATTAAATGATATGGAGAAATATCTAATTGATCCTTTATCAATATTCCTTTTTAAAAATGATATATCTAATTCAATAATTTTAGCTAAATATAATAAAAAAGAATCTAAATTTAATTTTGAGGTAATTAAATGAATAAAAATACAATAAATATATACTCATATATAGAAGCAACTAAAAGTGAAGGTCCTGGGGTTAGATTTTGTATTTGGTTTCAAGGATGCCTTAAAAGATGTATTGGTTGCTGTAATACAAAATTATTAAAAATAGAAAAAAAGAATATTCTCCTTATTGATGAAATCTGTCAAAAAATATTAAACGCAAAAGAAAAATATAATATTGAAGGAGTGACATTTTTAGGTGGAGAACCTATACTTCAAATATATGGTTTAATTAATATTGCAAATTATGTTAAAAGTCTAGGATTAACTAATATTGTATTTTCTGGATACTATAAATCTGAATTAGAAAAAATGCTACCAAATGAAATAGATACCCTTTTTAAAATAATTGATGTATTAATAGATGGTCCATTTGAAATAAATAATTTAGATAAAAAAAGAAGATGGATAGGATCTTCTAATCAAAATATTCATTTTTTTACAAATAATTATAGCATAAAAGATTTCGAAGGAAAACTTAGTAGTTTAGAAATAAGATTAAAAGATAAAGAATTAATTATTAATGGATACCCATTAAAGAAAGGAATAATAAAATGAAAAATATAATAAGAATAGCTGATTTAAATACTAAGGGTAAAAATGAAATTAAAGAAATAATTGTAAAAAAACTTTATATGCCTGATATAGATTTATATGAATTTGGAGCTGTCGATGAAATTCCAAGTCTTGCTGAAACAAATGAAGAGTCAATTTTTAGAGCATATGAAGACCTTTTTATAACATTAAGAAGAGCAAGAAGAACAAAAATATTTTCATCTTTAATTAAAAATGATTTAAATTGCCAAGGAGTTTTTCAATTTTTAAATTTACTAAATATAGATTATCAAAACGAATCTTATTTATACATACAAAATCAAAATGAAAACTATAACAATTGTTGTATATTTATTGATAAAAATGGACATTTAGCAATATATGAATATAGTTATACAAATGCAATATCTAAAATATTAGTGACACAAGATATGGATTCAATAATTAAGTTTTGTTCTAATTTCATTTCATTAATTCAAAATACAAAATTAATTAAAAATGAAATGAGATTATTCCAATTTAATGATAAAAGTGAAAAGGAAATAAAATCTTTTTTATTTAATTATTTAGTACAAAATGAGAAACTAATTGAGATTGAAAAATATAAAGAAAATGGATATGAATTAACTGGAGAATATAAAGATTTAAAAAATGTCTACACTAAATTAGGAAAAATAAATTATCTTAAACTAGTAAAATATGACCTTGCAATTCAAAACATATATGATTTTTTTGAATTTTTAGGAATAGATATCAATGAGATTATAAATAATAATCAAAATATATTATTAGAAAGAACCCACAAATTAACAATAGAACTTATGGAAAATGATGAATTAAAAATAGAATTAATAAATAGTGAAAATAATACTTTACTAGAAAGTTACAGTATTAAGGGGGTAAAAAAAATAATCGATATATTAGATAATTTATATAATTTGATATTTATAACATCTAACAACAAGAAAAAAATAATAGAATATCTATTTAACTATAAAGAACATAATGTAAAATGATGATATTTAAAAATCTTTTTATCGTTTATTTGGATTAAGATTTAAAATATGATATAATCTTAAACAACTTAATAAGTTGGAGGAATTTTTATGAATAAATGGTTT is drawn from Streptobacillus canis and contains these coding sequences:
- a CDS encoding 4Fe-4S single cluster domain-containing protein — protein: MNKNTINIYSYIEATKSEGPGVRFCIWFQGCLKRCIGCCNTKLLKIEKKNILLIDEICQKILNAKEKYNIEGVTFLGGEPILQIYGLINIANYVKSLGLTNIVFSGYYKSELEKMLPNEIDTLFKIIDVLIDGPFEINNLDKKRRWIGSSNQNIHFFTNNYSIKDFEGKLSSLEIRLKDKELIINGYPLKKGIIK
- a CDS encoding AAA family ATPase; its protein translation is MIKLVEWLKNYKHDLNIKKMIILYGNIHDYVYDKFDYTANIKKALDILEKNEKKTIKYNFLTGIDFGTLDESIIYEIISNVNKDRYSLYNGLIVVKTNVRNRRNNFETNGNVSIPVENNMTNMDIVKQDFKNFSDFAALIYNNSKEDLIPINYFIEVGDGIFGKIRSDEVLNEFERRIYYNLINATYNFKNSQIIINVDNLSTIPRDLYLNNPYVSKIFIPLPSRSIRREYFDKKRYNFNIKTSEENEFIDSLDGMSLIEMKQIGILTKLEENLNKSYKDILSQYKYGCLKNAWNELDKNKLLKIKEILKIRVKGQNEAIDKVGNILVKAYTGISGIGHSLSNKKPKGILFFVGPTGVGKTELAKSIAEFVFGDEESCIRFDMSEYNSEHSDQKLIGAPPGYIGYEAGGQLTNKIKEKPFSVILFDEIEKAHNKILDKFLQILEDGRLTDGKGETVYFSESIIIFTSNIGTDKIDSNESDSNFKFKNSVVEYFNNILKRPEILNRIGLDNIITFNFITDYKIFIEIVKSKIENINKFLKEKYENSKIEIKNIDNTLYNLVSNSNINYGARGALNDMEKYLIDPLSIFLFKNDISNSIILAKYNKKESKFNFEVIK